Proteins from one Panulirus ornatus isolate Po-2019 chromosome 44, ASM3632096v1, whole genome shotgun sequence genomic window:
- the LOC139762715 gene encoding uncharacterized protein: protein MDSGPGRCWVCEGPGRLWCSFCRFALYCSLACQKKDRLRHLDECVNSSRRRVCCSYCGREEALGGVPCSECLVAAYCTDSCRQIDAKNHRSVCLQAKQKVVEAAKKINEWNRRAKGIPQYLGRLIHGVDYLRWSENEGGRVQPVTLSSPHQQHKDENKGEIKEVGQEGWNRRAEDGLGEDSLRLLLLGADLKHVLCTLHDTPDACTQPLEITLVDSSPHILARDLLMLYLLMLPDAPTPLQDPARVHTHAEKVVMVFYSLFLDMETHALLCNTLHNLLNLTHKSFLHETRQQIQIDPASYSLVQLVWNGWMSFANDPTALQKLEKVRTLKLSGKVIKDVLSRYVKSCPREHQKAVSDWIKKGSMKKNRGGNFPNVTLACFSPLKREHLEKFEDVNPKWSEETDWIKAVSPEDDMVYAPHGIDMIFQDWDFLTVSRNIKKEANVVDMYRIYLTQVFIRASHKLLQSNQVSLNFIRANVRELAAEPHKLRGRFDRIASGIHADLLGTPYVLQHFGNLLKADNICARLLTHHRVWSLCLDWRSDQQARETCHKSLKCNRAPDPTLMLTGRWATFRHFLQAELLHHLHVLDGRPLEPENVLVFRNVSHAYDMVMSDYTRQLNHIVPFRFQADKRTVSMVDSRLHTLEWRRLGRTRRASAPAATNPAPKTLPCTPSHDIDPASRYVDNLISMSKNSPMALPGADSRPINHLNSREGSLSPCPVEHTTTGDDRPSRPRSSSRARPRSLYVSTRCKSPLLSPEFDFWEHHDLIKEKPKTPTALACNEIPEGISRRIQQALQAESKPEKIAPKSAPVSPELTRKMQAVKEKASVFERGTAARSTFPEARKNVETVTPSTPVKKLVSMFSRAFTPKDKDMDVGKKFKRSNSLHESRLSPEEKEEISKHFTNSLKINRNGKHKVVRSGEGSIAQDSGMSTFPRRARPHSVAVTKFSYLEACIDRERQAIASIPKTPDKKPEKKKSLAVDTTDNPRNKRGHISPIKSLFSGLNTLSVSPVMPRATVAQPKKTPLRDTITVKRDEVRLVNLRPGSPRLPSPISPSPSTDDIEAIDWPEAPVPRRSSGTSDQDGGSRRKSTPDSPQDKKGPPVRKKPSSPPRKDKKESPSPPRQSESSSPPRKDKKESSSPPRKEKESPSPPRQSESSSPPRKDKRESSSPPRKDRRGSHITTSPSPSPPCQEKKGSVVRKSPSSSPPWKTKKGPLVRKSPSPPRKDKKEPHMKKPPSPSPPHKGHQVRKSPSPTHKDRRVPQDIKSPTPSPPWKDRKGQHVRKSPSSPPWKSALKKFPKQIPHEPEYVAPHLNVSRSPTVNIRSPTPDLRKLEGDAAGVHPEAKPKADTPQGKRQSTTAETAVSEPLDEKTRMSMENIFSPKSSPTTSVVDLPKAQTEQDLVERQCSPMKQDDDSPSGTERDAFPTGKIECAAWGLASSQGLSCDGDVIHESDLAAAIEEADFNGQRILSPENLMSLTSASLSSSLTDTDMEVLELLSQEEQFCPIKDPTSCFDDGRKDFSHDQDHGGEVRHKAENVRDETYITEERMDDWKREGAENAMVSEGQKSIERREGRVQSPVDSINTRKGNLKKIATMEYMETEPPKRSPVPQIGKGATSVGKMVEHFAQCIQAQQEVFEYTTSPKRSSWNQTPEDIRSSPRDVTKNSELTTIVSTKQVRVIDARRASKSFEPPPELTPEPSVELAPETKLKLMPELKPEPKPSSELKPEPKPEPTPEPKVKPAPEPKRKPASEPKLKGEPKLAPEPKHKPAPELKPEPKHKPASEPKHKPASEPKHKPAPEPTHKPVPELKPEPKPAPEPKRKPASEPKLKGEPKPAPETKPKLASEVKPEPAPEKPEPIPAPEPKLKPTPESKAQSAPEPKLKPAPELKPEPKPELAPEHKVKPSPELKPEPKPAPEHEVKPSPELKPEPTTEPVTCKPEPALEPTGQCTHQRIPEISVNPPEEENSDEEPMRINIDLETYTSREMLTKPRQPSSARSTPGEELSTTPVNKMVEQFSQRIKAQSLPPSPRSSRPNSIGTLIQQDFLRLYTATPTEDPETPEDKPPAGGEFFEETMFEISSDEGQAFPDAGTRRQLPPNPEGSDNEDEMEAVVEMGNRISVKSKRKSKETRESMCGDDQRHEFLQKIRHIDDTQVSRERKMYEEIRNTSHLRRKDARKGGRTLPDEDDSGQNLGSDPQLDEMTVISYTVQVDTQQVDDEYFSSALPSVETPAMAPPYGECHDMDTGSHPLPSSEAQNIIPSRGSENYSLTPPDHSPQRSALKRECRRGSVGSSPTGSLQRTSVKRRVIEPDVSLHRAPSLIPSRTGRLDRISFRNYVKSSIANEDLLSASEQSPSCTVDHDTKVVEYTSSFEVSTDEFRANPESVEEAVEAISFLSSGEHSSERPSRRFTLHSDEGEASDDDDIYGVRRHQTHLKQLRSSVRRRRLPSVHSPSDLKKEEEKEEEEEEEEQEERTLYHTSPVRDISCSAGEAEHYHTPAATYYGDGQQTGVLTGCAQVKQTSHLHMKHIDEAKQCRHAEDREPKCATPEPPTEANKDSRRFSWGSLKRKKRQDGVKTRKEEARTPDAEQDDPVSRTQPERAISRGAAYNFFFDKKKMKTENEASNVIPYSTAIGDPVAGKKLSESPSKGDTIPTIISMVPKQRESLSPTVDQRPHAESQTPTSKMSPPETKPKPRKKIPFYRDSSSSETFSQSLLRLLAPSMEEASPREKLAPLTDEANPSGRAARQPEAARTGTATAEEAKDPRGSGGCREEADKTTSPPQDETEVFANDTSSLGEDVLEVNHADGSEVRPRAGVLKTGRDRSRESRRSLRVSWGDLPERMDSPSQWSDADDHNHENDDDSDPHHHDKDPAHAADPEEPEDKGYRVTQL from the exons TCAACCTGACCCACAAGTCCTTCCTCCATGAGACGCGGCAACAG ATCCAGATCGATCCAGCGAGTTACAGTTTGGTGCAGCTGGTGTGGAATGGGTGGATGAGCTTCGCCAACGACCCAACAGCTCTCCAGAAGCTAGAGAAAGTACGGACGCTGAAGCTGTCTGGGAAAGTGATCAAGGACGTCCTCTCCCGCTACGTCAAGTCCTGCCCTCGGGAACACCAGAAGGCCGTCTCCGACTGGATCAAGAAGGGTTCCATGAAGAAGAACAGGGGCGGCAACTTTCCGAACGTCACCTTGGCCTGCTTCAGTCCCCTGAAACGCGAACACCTCGAAAAATTCGAGGACGTGAACCCGAAGTGGTCCGAGGAGACGGACTGGATCAAGGCCGTCTCGCCAGAAGACGATATGGTCTACGCCCCTCACGGGATCGACATGATCTTCCAAGACTGGGACTTCCTCACGGTGTCTCGGAACATCAAGAAAGAGGCCAATGTCGTGGACATGTACCGCATATACCTCACTCAGGTGTTCATCAGGGCCAGCCACAAGCTCCTCCAGTCCAACCAGGTGTCCCTCAACTTCATCCGGGCCAATGTCCGCGAACTGGCGGCGGAGCCACATAAACTACGAGGGAGGTTCGACAGGATCGCTTCAGGCATTCACGCGGATCTGTTGGGCACGCCGTACGTTCTGCAGCACTTCGGCAACCTACTGAAGGCGGACAACATCTGCGCCCGGCTCCTGACGCACCATCGGGTTTGGTCGTTGTGCCTGGACTGGCGCAGCGACCAGCAGGCCCGGGAGACCTGCCACAAGAGCCTTAAATGCAACCGCGCACCCGACCCCACACTCATGCTGACCGGACGCTGGGCCACCTTCAGGCACTTCTTGCAAGCGGagctcctccaccatctccacgtCCTGGACGGGAGGCCGCTAGAGCCGGAGAACGTGCTTGTCTTCAGGAACGTGAGCCACGCCTACGACATGGTCATGTCCGACTACACCCGGCAGCTGAACCACATCGTCCCTTTCAGGTTCCAAGCGGATAAGAGGACGGTGAGCATGGTGGACTCCCGCCTCCACACGCTGGAGTGGCGCCGCCTTGGTCGAACCCGAAGGGCATCGGCTCCCGCTGCGACAAATCCAGCCCCAAAGACACTCCCATGCACCCCCAGCCATGACATAGACCCCGCCTCACGCTACGTCGACAACCTCATCTCCATGTCCAAAAATTCCCCAATGGCCCTACCGGGGGCCGACAGCAGACCCATAAACCACCTGAACAGCCGGGAGGGCTCCCTCTCACCATGCCCAGTCGAGCACACGACCACGGGCGACGACCGACCGTCACGACCCCGATCCAGCAGCCGGGCACGACCCCGTAGTCTCTACGTCTCGACGCGCTGCAAAAGTCCACTCCTGTCACCCGAGTTCGACTTCTGGGAACACCACGATCTCATTAAGGAGAAGCCAAAGACGCCCACGGCACTTGCCTGTAATGAGATTCCGGAGGGCATCAGTCGCCGCATTCAGCAAGCCCTCCAGGCCGAATCGAAGCCAGAGAAGATCGCGCCAAAGAGCGCTCCGGTATCGCCCGAACTGACCAGGAAGATGCAGGCGGTGAAAGAAAAGGCAAGCGTGTTCGAGCGAGGCACTGCAGCCCGTTCGACTTTCCCGGAAGCTCGCAAGAACGTTGAGACCGTCACCCCGAGCACGCCCGTGAAGAAGCTGGTGTCCATGTTCTCCCGGGCGTTCACCCCAAAAGACAAAGACATGGATGTGGGTAAAAAGTTCAAGCGAAGCAACAGTCTCCATGAGAGTCGTCTTTCGCccgaggagaaggaagagataaGCAAACACTTCACCAACTCGCTGAAGATTAATCGAAATGGCAAACACAAAGTGGTGAGGAGCGGCGAGGGGAGCATCGCACAGGACTCGGGCATGAGCACCTTCCCTCGCCGGGCTCGACCGCACTCCGTCGCAGTCACCAAGTTCTCCTACCTCGAGGCCTGCATAGATCGAGAGAGGCAGGCGATCGCTTCGATACCGAAAACTCCCGATAAGAAGCCCGAGAAAAAGAAGTCTTTAGCCGTAGACACCACGGACAACCCTCGCAACAAGAGGGGTCACATATCCCCCATCAAGAGCTTGTTCTCCGGGCTGAACACCCTCAGTGTCAGCCCCGTCATGCCCCGAGCGACCGTCGCACAGCCGAAAAAGACCCCGCTGAGGGACACGATCACCGTCAAACGGGATGAGGTGCGGCTGGTGAACCTCAGGCCGGGCAGCCCAAGGCTTCCTAGCCCCATATCTCCCTCGCCGTCCACGGACGACATCGAAGCCATCGACTGGCCGGAGGCACCCGTCCCCAGGCGGAGCAGCGGCACGTCTGACCAGGACGGTGGTAGCAGGAGGAAGAGCACACCCGACAGCCCCCAAGACAAGAAGGGACCACCAGTGAGGAAgaaaccatcctcaccaccacgtaAGGATAAGAAGgaatcaccctcaccaccacgtcagagcgaatcatcctcaccaccacgtaAGGATAAGAAGgaatcatcctcaccaccacgtaAGGAGAAGgaatcaccctcaccaccacgtcagagcgaatcatcctcaccaccacgtaaggataagagggaatcatcttcaccaccacgcAAGGATAGAAGAGGATCACACATCACAACGtctccgtcaccatcacctccatgcCAGGAGAAGAAAGGCTCGGTTGTCAGAAAATCCCCATCGTCTTCACCGCCATGGAAGACTAAGAAAGGCCCGCTCGTCAGAAAATCACCTTCGCCGCCACGTAAGGACAAGAAAGAACCCCACATGAAGAAGcctccatcaccttcaccaccgcATAAGGGACACCAGGTGAGAAAATCGCCCTCACCGACACATAAGGATAGGAGAGTGCCTCAGGATATCAAGTCCCCTACGCCATCACCACCGTGGAAAGACAGGAAGGGACAGCACGTTAGGAAATCGCCTTCGTCGCCCCCGTGGAAATCCGCCCTCAAAAAATTCCCCAAACAGATTCCGCACGAACCGGAATATGTCGCACCCCACTTAAACGTCTCCAGGTCTCCTACAGTGAACATAAGATCGCCCACCCCAGACCTGCGGAAGCTTGAGGGAGACGCTGCAGGTGTTCACCCCGAGGCAAAACCAAAAGCTGACACGCCTCAGGGCAAAAGGCAAAGCACAACAGCAGAAACCGCGGTATCAGAACCTTTGGACGAGAAGACGAGAATGTCGATGGAAAACATCTTCTCTCCGAAATCCTCTCCAACCACAAGCGTCGTGGATCTTCCCAAAGCCCAGACTGAACAAGACCTGGTGGAGAGGCAGTGCAGCCCGATGAAGCAAGACGACGATTCACCCTCGGGGACCGAGAGGGACGCTTTTCCCACAGGCAAGATCGAGTGTGCAGCGTGGGGCCTGGCCTCCAGCCAGGGCCTTAGCTGCGATGGCGACGTGATCCACGAGTCAGACCTCGCTGCAGCCATCGAAGAGGCCGACTTCAATGGTCAAAGAATACTGTCTCCAGAAAACCTCATGTCCCTGACATCTGCGTCTTTGTCATCCTCACTGACGGACACAGACATGGAAGTACTGGAACTGCTCTCGCAGGAGGAACAATTTTGCCCCATTAAAGACCCGACCAGTTGCTTCGACGATGGAAGAAAGGACTTCAGCCACGACCAGGATCACGGAGGAGAGGTTCGTCACAAAGCAGAGAACGTACGAGATGAGACGTACATTACAGAGGAAAGGATGGACGACTGGAAACGTGAAGGTGCAGAAAATGCGATGGTGTCAGAGGGACAAAAGAGTAtcgaaaggagagaggggagagtgcaGAGCCCCGTGGACTCCATCAACACACGCAAGGGGAACTTAAAGAAAATCGCAACGATGGAATATATGGAGACGGAGCCCCCTAAACGGTCCCCCGTTCCACAAATCGGGAAAGGCGCCACGTCGGTGGGAAAGATGGTGGAGCATTTTGCTCAGTGCATCCAGGCACAACAGGAGGTGTTTGAGTACACGACGAGTCCCAAAAGATCATCATGGAATCAGACGCCTGAGGACATTCGCTCCAGCCCACGTGACGTAACGAAGAACTCGGAACTTACGACCATCGTAAGCACAAAGCAAGTTCGAGTCATCGATGCCCGAAGAGCTTCGAAAAGTTTTGAGCCTCCGCCGGAACTTACACCTGAACCCTCAGTGGAACTTGCACCTGAGACTAAACTTAAGCTTATGCCTGAGCTTAAACCTGAGCCTAAACCTTCATCTGAGCTTAAACCTGAGCCTAAGCCTGAGCCGACACCTGAGCCTAAAGTTAAACCTGCACCTGAGCCTAAACGTAAACCTGCATCTGAGCCTAAACTTAAAGGTGAGCCTAAACTTGCACCTGAGCCAAAACATAAACCTGCACCTGAACTTAAACCTGAGCCTAAACATAAACCTGCATCTGAGCCTAAACATAAACCTGCATCTGAGCCTAAACATAAACCTGCACCTGAGCCTACACATAAACCTGTACCTGAACTTAAACCTGAGCCTAAACCTGCACCTGAGCCTAAACGTAAACCTGCATCTGAGCCGAAACTTAAAGGTGAGCCTAAACCTGCACCTGAGACTAAACCTAAACTTGCATCTGAAGTTAAACCTGAACCTGCACCTGAAAAACCTGAGCCTATACCTGCACCTGAGCCTAAACTAAAACCTACACCTGAGTCTAAAGCTCAATCTGCACCTGAGCCTAAACTTAAACCTGCACCTGAACTTAAACCTGAGCCTAAACCTGAACTTGCACCCGAGCACAAAGTTAAACCTTCACCTGAACTTAAACCCGAGCCTAAACCTGCACCTGAGCATGAAGTTAAACCTTCACCTGAACTTAAACCTGAGCCCACAACCGAACCTGTGACCTGTAAACCTGAACCCGCACTTGAGCCTACAGGTCAGTGCACGCATCAACGCATACCCGAAATATCAGTGAATCCTCCTGAGGAGGAGAACAGCGATGAGGAACCCATGAGGATAAACATCGACCTGGAGACCTACACCTCGCGGGAGATGCTGACGAAGCCCCGGCAGCCCTCGAGCGCGCGGTCAACGCCGGGGGAGGAGCTCTCGACCACCCCAGTCAACAAGATGGTCGAGCAGTTCTCGCAAAGGATAAAGGCCCAGTCCCTGCCCCCCTCACCCAGGTCCTCACGACCCAACTCCATCGGCACGCTGATCCAGCAGGACTTTCTGCGGCTGTACACGGCGACGCCGACGGAGGACCCTGAGACTCCCGAAGACAAGCCTCCGGCTGGCGGCGAGTTCTTCGAGGAGACGATGTTCGAGATTTCCAGCGACGAGGGACAGGCGTTTCCCGACGCCGGGACCAGGAGGCAGCTGCCACCAAACCCAGAAGGATCCGACAACGAGGATGAAATGGAGGCTGTGGTTGAGATGGGGAACAGGATATCCGTCAAATCGAAACGAAAGAGCAAGGAGACCAGGGAATCAATGTGCGGCGACGACCAACGCCACGAATTCCTGCAGAAGATCCGACACATAGACGACACCCAGGTGTCGCGAGAGAGGAAAATGTACGAAGAAATCAGAAACACGTCACACCTCAGGCGAAAAGACGCTCGAAAAGGCGGAAGGACACTTCCAGACGAAGACGACAGTGGCCAAAACCTGGGCAGCGATCCACAGCTGGACGAGATGACCGTCATATCATACACGGTTCAAGTGGACACACAACAGGTAGATGACGAATATTTTTCCTCCGCCCTCCCCAGCGTTGAGACACCAGCCATGGCACCTCCTTATGGGGAATGCCACGACATGGATACGGGATCGCATCCTTTGCCCTCAAGTGAAGCCCAGAATATAATCCCATCCAGAGGGTCGGAGAACTACAGCTTAACACCACCCGACCATTCTCCTCAAAGAAGTGCCTTGAAGAGGGAATGCAGACGCGGCAGTGTGGGGTCATCGCCCACCGGCTCACTCCAAAGGACGTCCGTCAAGAGAAGAGTCATTGAACCGGACGTGTCCTTACACAGGGCACCGTCACTGATCCCCAGCAGGACGGGCAGGTTGGACAGGATCTCCTTCAGGAACTACGTCAAGTCGAGCATTGCCAACGAGGACTTACTGTCGGCCTCAGAGCAGTCCCCGAGCTGCACTGTGGACCACGACACGAAAGTCGTGGAGTACACCTCCAGCTTCGAGGTGTCTACGGACGAGTTCAGGGCCAACCCGGAGTCggtggaggaggcggtggaaGCCATCTCCTTCCTGTCGTCCGGTGAGCACTCCAGCGAGAGACCTAGCCGGAGGTTCACCCTGCACAGCGACGAAGGAGAGGCGTCGGACGACGACGACATTTACGGGGTAAGGCGTCACCAGACGCACCTCAAACAACTGAGAAGCTCCGTCAGAAGAAGAAGATTGCCCAGCGTGCACTCCCCGTCCGAtctgaagaaagaggaggaaaaggaggaggaggaagaagaggaggagcaggaggagaggaccttGTACCACACCAGTCCCGTCAGAGACATAAGCTGTTCTGCAGGGGAGgcggaacactaccacacacccgccGCCACCTACTATGGTGATGGCCAGCAGACTGGGGTCCTCACGGGCTGTGCTCAGGTCAAACAAACCTCGCATTTACACATGAAACACATCGATGAGGCCAAGCAATGCCGCCACGCAGAAGACAGAGAGCCTAAATGTGCCACTCCCGAGCCGCCAACAGAGGCTAACAAGGATTCGCGCCGTTTTTCCTGGGGTAGtctaaagaggaaaaagaggcaaGACGGGGTCAAGACGAGGAAGGAGGAAGCTAGGACACCAGACGCCGAGCAGGACGACCCAGTCTCGCGAACACAGCCAGAGAGGGCCATCAGTAGGGGCGCTGCGTATAACTTCTTCTTCgacaagaagaaaatgaaaacagaaaacgagGCGTCGAATGTCATTCCCTACAGCACCGCAATAGGCGACCCGGTGGCCGGTAAGAAGCTGTCGGAGTCTCCAAGTAAAGGCGACACGATCCCCACTATAATATCGATGGTTCCCAAGCAGAGAGAATCCTTAAGTCCCACCGTCGACCAGCGTCCGCACGCTGAGAGCCAGACGCCTACGAGCAAGATGTCGCCGCCGGAGACCAAGCCAAAGCCCAGGAAGAAGATTCCTTTCTACAGAGACTCGTCGTCTTCGGAGACTTTCTCGCAGTCCCTCCTGAGACTCCTGGCTCCCTCCATGGAGGAGGCGTCCCCGAGGGAGAAGCTTGCGCCCCTCACGGACGAGGCCAACCCCAGCGGCCGCGCAGCCCGTCAACCCGAGGCGGCGCGGACTGGGACGGCGACGGCTGAAGAGGCCAAGGACCCGCGGGGCTCAGGGGGCTGCCGGGAAGAGGCCGACAAGACCACGTCGCCGCCGCAGGACGAGACGGAGGTCTTCGCTAACGACACGTCCTCCCTCGGCGAGGACGTCCTGGAGGTGAACCACGCAGACGGCTCGGAGGTCCGGCCGAGGGCCGGGGTGCTCAAGACTGGTCGCGACCGCAGCCGTGAGTCCCGCCGGAGCCTGCGAGTGTCTTGGGGGGACCTGCCGGAGAGGATGGACTCGCCCTCCCAGTGGAGCGACGCCGACGACCACAATCACGAAAACGACGACGACagcgacccccaccaccacgacaagGACCCCGCACACGCAGCGGACCCGGAGGAACCCGAGGACAAAGGCTACAGGGTCACACAGCTATAG